The stretch of DNA ACACGCCCTCGCCGCGTGTTCGATTTGCTGGCGGGCCTCGGGCGGCAGCGAAGCCGGTATCCACAATTCAACCGGAAGTCGCGCTATCCGGCGAGGCCCCTCCCGGCTCATTTCCTTCACGACCTTCGCGCGCATCCCCGAGACGTCCCATCCTTTACGCTGAGCCAAAATGCCTATCGTCGTGACGATGCATGAGGCCAGCGCCGTCGCCACAAGATCCGTGGGCGAAAAACGCTCGCCCTTGCCGAAATTGTCAACCGGAGCATCTGTCTCAATCCTCGTGCCCGAGGGGCCGTGAAAGGCCCGGCAACGGAGGTTGCCTTCGTACTCAACCATCACTTCCACCGACATGATGCGCCTCCATCCGCAGGCTTGCGCCCGAAACATGCGAGATTATGTTGTCCTGCCAAAAGGACGATCCATGGACCGCCAAACTGAAGTGCTCGACAGCCTCCGGCATATCGTTGATCCCGATCTGGGGCAGGATATCGTATCGCTCGGGTTCATCAAGAATCTTGCCATCGACGGGTCGGGGCATGTCTCATTTACGCTGGAATTGACGACACCAGCCTGCCCCATCAAGGAGCAGTTCCGGCAACAGTGTGAGGATGCGGTCCGTCGGCTGCCCTGGGTGACGTCCGTTTCGGTTTCCCTAAGCGCCCGAAGCCGAACGGGCGAGTCGAATCCGCTGCTTGCGCGCTCGAGGGGCCTCGAGCGCGTGTGGCACATTATTGCGGTTTCGAGTTGCAAGGGCGGCGTCGGCAAATCGACCACGGCCGTCAATCTGGCCTACTGCCTTCACCAACTCGGCGCGAAGACGGGTCTCTTCGACGCGGATGTATACGGGCCGAGCCTGCCTACCCTGGTCTCGCCCGTCGAACGGGAATTGTTTATGCGCAATGACCTGATCCAGCCGCTGGAGTTTGAGGGCGTCCGGCTGATGTCGTTTGGATTCGTTCCATCGGCCTCCGGCGGAGGGGCGGCCATTATGAGAGGGCCGATGGTCACTCAGGTGATCAACCAGCTTCTTACTGGCACGGATTGGGGCGAGCTGGATTATCTTGTGATCGACATGCCCCCGGGAACCGGTGATGTTCAGTTAACTCTAACCCAGATCATTCCAATCACTGCGGCCGTGATTGTAACAACACCACAACAACTTAGCTTTGTCGATGTGGTCAAAGGGATCCAGATGTTCGACAAGCTGAAAGTTCCCACCGTCGCCGTGGTCGAAAACATGAGCTATTTCGTATGTCCAGACAATGGAAAGACCTATTACCTGTTCGGACAGGGTGCGAGGCGAAAACTGGTCGAGCAGTTCGGCATCCGGAATTCATTCGAGATGCCGATCGATCCGGAAATTTCGCGCTTGAGCGACGCAGGGACACCCGTGGTGTTGGCCGATCCCGAGGGTCCCAGCTCGCGTCGTTACCGTGAAATCGCATCGGCGGTGGTGCGCGAAATTGAAAAACTAGCCCATTCCGGTTTTGCGAGGCCTAGAGTTTCTTTTTCGGCGGATCGCGGGATCGTGTTGACCCTGCCGAACGGCGAGCAACGAGTTTGCACGCCCGCCGAACTTCGGCGCGCATGTCGTTGCGCCCACTGCGTGGAGGAGTTCTCGGGAAAGCCGCTGCTTGATCCCGCAAGCATTCCGGAATCCATCCATCCTCGGAGCATCACGCCGATGGGCAATTATGCCGTCGCCATCACGTGGAGCGACGGCCATTCGTCCTCGATCTACCCTTACGAACTGCTGATGCAGGTGACGAAACCTGCCTCCTAACGCCCCTCCCCGCCGCTTTCCGCCAGACCCTATTTCGTGTACACTCGAAAAACCGCGGTGAATTCCATGCGACTGGCGATCTGCCGCTCAGCGATCTTTTGGGGGCTCATGGCCGTTGTCTGCCCAACGGCCGACGCCCTCCAAACAAGTTATTCCGACGGGGAATTCAATCCCGCGGAATGGATTGCCATCAAGGTCATCGACACCACGGCGGGGCAGACGGGCACCTGCACGGTTTATCAGGCCGGCTCCGCCGGCAATCCGGGGGCCTGCCGGACGATGGAGCATGCGCACTCACAGAACCAACTGGGTTTTGCGCACCTCTGTGCCTGGGCGGTGTACGACCCCGCGGTCCGCGGCCCGATCACCACGATTTCGTTTTCGTATGACGTTCGGGCCTATCAATTAGGTTCGGCCGGGGGCATACTCTTTCGCCCGCTGCTGGTCCAAAGCGGCAACGTCTTCACGGTCAATCTGACAAATACGATTTTCCAAACGAATACTTGGGAGCTGCGTGTCCACACGGGTCTGACGTGGTCCTCGTTTTGCAAAATCGGGAATTGCTTTGTGAAACCGGATTTTTCCGAAACAGCGCCACCCATCCAATTCGGGTTCTTCACCTTCACCTCGACGACAGCTCCCTCGAACTTTTCCCAATTCGCTATCGACAACTGGTCGGTTTCGATTCTGTCGACGGCTCCTGTAAAGTTTGTCACTGCGACCTTGGAAGAGACCGGAGTTGCCTTGCGGTGGTTGACCGATACCGGCGTGCAGTATCAGCTTCAGCGCGCGATCTCCCCGTTCGACGTCTGGACGAATCAGGGCCCGCCGATTTATGGAAACGGCGGAGATTTGGCGGTCACGAATTCTATCGACGCGCCGTCGGCCTGGTATCGCCTTCTAAAACTCAGCCCGTGACCGTCAGCTGCCGCATCACTGGGGACGACCGGCTGCGCGGGCGCGCTCATATTCCGCGATCGCTTCCGGCAAAATCTTCTTCAGCGCTTCCGCGCGTTGGCTGTCGGTGGGATGGGAAGACAGGAACGCAAACAGTTTCGGGTCTTTCGACCGGGCTGCGGCGCGCTCCCAAATCCGCACGGCCGCCCGCGGATCATATCCAGCTTTTGCCATGTACATGGTTCCGACCCGATCCGCCTCGAATTCATTTTCGCGGGAATACTTGGGAAGTATCAACCCTTCATAGACGAGAAATCCGACTGCAAGGCCAGCGGCGAGTTCCTCTTTGCCTTTGACTTCCGCGTAAATCATTCCGCCCAGAAGCGCCAGGCGGACCGGCAGCTCGCGGGTCAGCGCTTCAGTGACATGCCGGCATGTTACATGAGCAACTTCGTGCGCGATGACAGCCGCCAATTCATCGTCGTCCCGAACCAGTCCCTGCTCCGGATGATACAAACCCGAAAACACACCCATTTGCCCGCCTGGCGCTGCGAAGGCGTTCACAATGTTGGTCTCGAACAAATAAATCTCGTAGGGTAGATCCGGCATGTGGGAGACGGCGGTAATTCGCCGGACCATTTCTTGAAGCTTGGCCACTTTTTCACGGTCGGCATTGATGGGTACGTTTTCCTCCCGCATCTTTTTGATGATGTCGCCGAGGACCTGGCGCCCCAATTGGATGTCATCTTCAATCGTGTAGAGGTTGTTAACCTGCTGGCCTGTCACCGGGTCGACGGTGGAACAGCCCACCGCGAGAAGTGCCGCCAGAACGATCAACCACCATTTCATCGCATTCACGGCCAAAATATACCACAACGCGATGTAAGGATAAATTTCACGCGCCTCCGAAGGGTCTTCGCCGCGGTTGCCGCAACAATTTTGCAGAGTCTGACCCGCTGCCATTTGACTTGGAGCGAGGTCTTCCCTACTGATGAGGCATGCGTTTGCCCGCCGTTGAACACAAAACCGTCTTAATCACCGGCTGCTCCACCGGGATCGGCCGTGCCACGGCGCGGCTGCTCCGTGACCATGGGTGGCGCGTCCTCGCAACCGCGCGCCAATTGAAAGATGTCGATTCATTGGCCTCCGAGGGTTTCGAGTCGTTTCCGCTCGATCTTGCCGACGACCGTTCTGTGGCTGAAGGGGCGAAAACGGCGTTGAACCGTACGAATGGCCGGATTGGCGCGCTGGTCAACAACGCGGGGTACGGGCAGCCTGGCGCGCTCGAGGACGTCTCGCGGGAGGCGTTGCGCCGGCAGTTTGAAGTGAATGTCTTCGGGCTGCAGGACCTGACCAATCGGATTTTGCCCGCGATGATTAAGGCCGGTGCGGGGCGAATCGTTCACGTGAGCTCGGTGTTGGGGCGGCTCGCAATACCGCTGATGGGCGCGTATTGCGCAACTAAACACGCAGTCGAAGCGCTCGCCGACGCCCAACGCATTGAGCTCCGGAACACGGGCGTCGGCGTGATCCTCATCGAGCCCGGCCCCATCGAAACGGCGTTTCATCGAAATGCTCGGACCGCTGCCGAATCCATGCTCCCCGGCTCCCCGCGATTCGACCTTGAGAGATATGCTCTGCTGGTCGAGGCGGATCGACGATTTGCGATGAAGCCTGAGTCCGTCGCAAAAGCCATCTTGAAGGCACTCGAATCGCGCTGTCCACGTCGCCGCTATACCATCACTGTTCCCGCAAAGATAGGCCCTCTGCTTCGCACCATGCTTCCTGGGGCGTGGTGGGATGCGCTCTTGGAATACAGGATTCGCAATTTGCGAAAATAGCCGCGGATTCCGGGAATCAGAAGGAGCGGCACTCCAAAGCCCGAAGGCCGAACCCGATGTGAACAGTCCTCCAGGGGAACGCCTCTCTCACGTGCGGAGTGTTTACCCTCCGCTTCGCTAGCCTTCGCGCGGTTCCAAGACCCAACGCCGATTATACCAGAAATACTGGTCCGGATGCGCCTGAACGGCGCGGGTGAACACATCCGCCATTCTCTGGGTCAGCGCTTTTGCCTCGTCATCGGCGGGCCGTTCTTCGTCGGGGAAAATGGGCGGTTCGAAATGCCAGACATGCCGGGACCAGCCGACGCGCCGGGCGTATCCAATGATGATCGGAACATTCGCGCGCCGAGCGAAGACTGCCGGTCCCGCCGGCAGGTCCGCCGGGAATCCGAAGAGGGTGACCGGAATGCCCGGCATCGGCATGCGGACATCGGGCACCACGCCAAAAATCTTGCCCTGCTTCAGATTCCGCAGAATCGTCCTGACATTGTCGTCTTCCCGATACAGGAACTCGAGGCCGGTAGCGCTTCGAAGTCTATGAAGTCTCGCGTCCGTGAGCGGATTCCGTTGCCGTCCTACGATGAAAAACATCGGGAAGCGGAATCGGCGGGCTCCGACGATTCCCGTCAGATCCCAATTTCCCATATGAGGAATGACGAAAATGGCGCCCCGCCCCGGCGTCAAATGAGGCTGGACCGTTTGCACGAACGATTGGTAGTCGACGTGCCGTTCAATCCAGCGGGCATCCAGCGTCGGTGCCCGGGCCAGTTCGACGGCGTTGAAAAACAAATTTCGTAAACTGAGGCGCGCGATCCGGTCGATTTCGCGGGGCGATTTTTCCGGAAAGACCTGCGCGATCCGGCGCCGGGCTTCGCGTGGCCGAGCGGGGAAGAGCCTGTAGGCGATCGCGGCCACAGCGGCCGCCGCGGCATATGCTGCCCACAGGGGCAGGGCGTTTAGGACGGCCTCGAATGACCGGAAAAATGCGTACTCGAGGCGGTGTCGAAATCGGACCGCCATGCCGGCCGCCCTGAATTAGGCGGATTTCGGGGCAAAACGCTTCGCCGTCTTCTTCGGATGGCGCAGCAGGGTGCGCAACGCTTTTGAATCCATCTTGGCTGCTTGTTCCGGCGGCACGCCAAGCGCGACGACGCGCTTGATGTGCACTTTGCGACGGCGCCGCTTTTCGCCCTCGCTCTTGCGCTTCCGTCGAAGGTGCTTGTTCCGTATGTGTTTGACCGGCATGGTGCGTTCCTCGAATCGCGTTGAAGAGGGCGCTAAATACACGTTTCGGCCGGCCGATTCAACCGTGAAGATGATCGCGGGGAATTTCCCGCCCCTGCGGATCACGCGAGGGATGAGATAGGTCACGGTCAAGCGATTCGCGAAGCCCAGGCGGCGTCACATGTTCCAACCGTTCCGAAGCAATGTGCGCCTGGTCCGTTGGAACCTTCGCGCGGTTCACGAGGAAGGTCTCCCACAATCGGTGCGAACGAATCAGCGCCCGCGCCTGAATCAACCCTTCTTCCGTCAAACGCCAACCGCGGGCATCCTGCGAAATCCACCCTCGCCGGCGCAGCCGACCCAGCCAAAATGCGGAAGGTGCTTGCGCAGCATGCGCACCCCGCTCTTCTCGCCGGTACAGCGATGCCAGCGCGTCCTCCAAGCCGATCCGATATCTCAGGCGTGCCGCGCGCACTGATCGGACCACCAGCCCATACTCTGGCGAAAAGAACAGAGCCAGACCAAACAGGAGGCCGGCGGCGACGGCAGCCATCCCGGCCGAGTTGGTGTCGCGAAAGCCCGCGAGTTTGGGCAGCTCCAGCGCACCCAGATGCCCCAGCCATACCGAGGCCGCCGCGAGCAACACGCTGAGGCCCATCATGGGCCCAAAACGCGAGGTGATAAGCCGGGCGGTTGCCGCGGGCACGACCAACAGGGCAACAACCAGGATGCTGCCCACCGTCTCGAAACCGGCAACCGCAACCAAGGCTCCAAGGGCCGCCACGACCTGATCCATGACACGCGGGCGGAACCCTTGAATCGCCGCGGTGGTCGGGTCAAACGCGCTGATTAGAAATTCCTTGTGCAACAGCGCACAGACGCCCGCGACCATCACCGCGGCGCCGGCGTTGACCAAAAAGGCACGAGGCACGGCAACTCCGCCGACCTTCACCGTCTCGAGCGGCGTCAATTCCAGCGCGCCATACAAAACGCAGGAGGGATCCAGATCGACGCGATCGGCCACCCGGACCATCAGAACGAGTCCGAACGCGAACAACGTCGTAAAAACGATCCCCAGCGACGCATGTTCCTCGACCCGACCGACAGCCGAAATCCATCGGGCGAGAACTGACGTCGCCAGGGCGGCGAGGACCGCGCCTAGCAACATCGGGAAGGTGTCCCGGCTGCCCGTTATAAGGAACGCCACCGCAAGGCCCGGGAGGGCGGCATGTGTAATAGCGTCCCCCAGCATCGCCATTCGCCGGACGAGCAGCAGCGAACCAACCATGGCGCACGAAATCGCCGTCAGCGTGGCAGTCGACGCCATCCAAAAGTCGATGGATTGCCAGGGCGTCATTCCTGTCTCGCGCCCGGTTTCAAGGGATGGGGGCTTGGCGGCGTTGCGCCGTGTTGCCGGTTCTCCAGAGCATGCTCGAGCTCACTTGCCATGTCGGGCGACAGGAGATGCTCCAGTTCATCGGCTGTGCGGTCG from Kiritimatiellia bacterium encodes:
- a CDS encoding OsmC family protein, translated to MSVEVMVEYEGNLRCRAFHGPSGTRIETDAPVDNFGKGERFSPTDLVATALASCIVTTIGILAQRKGWDVSGMRAKVVKEMSREGPRRIARLPVELWIPASLPPEARQQIEHAARACPVHKSIHPEIEAPVTIHWPPSAA
- a CDS encoding P-loop NTPase, which gives rise to MDRQTEVLDSLRHIVDPDLGQDIVSLGFIKNLAIDGSGHVSFTLELTTPACPIKEQFRQQCEDAVRRLPWVTSVSVSLSARSRTGESNPLLARSRGLERVWHIIAVSSCKGGVGKSTTAVNLAYCLHQLGAKTGLFDADVYGPSLPTLVSPVERELFMRNDLIQPLEFEGVRLMSFGFVPSASGGGAAIMRGPMVTQVINQLLTGTDWGELDYLVIDMPPGTGDVQLTLTQIIPITAAVIVTTPQQLSFVDVVKGIQMFDKLKVPTVAVVENMSYFVCPDNGKTYYLFGQGARRKLVEQFGIRNSFEMPIDPEISRLSDAGTPVVLADPEGPSSRRYREIASAVVREIEKLAHSGFARPRVSFSADRGIVLTLPNGEQRVCTPAELRRACRCAHCVEEFSGKPLLDPASIPESIHPRSITPMGNYAVAITWSDGHSSSIYPYELLMQVTKPAS
- a CDS encoding M48 family metallopeptidase; translated protein: MKWWLIVLAALLAVGCSTVDPVTGQQVNNLYTIEDDIQLGRQVLGDIIKKMREENVPINADREKVAKLQEMVRRITAVSHMPDLPYEIYLFETNIVNAFAAPGGQMGVFSGLYHPEQGLVRDDDELAAVIAHEVAHVTCRHVTEALTRELPVRLALLGGMIYAEVKGKEELAAGLAVGFLVYEGLILPKYSRENEFEADRVGTMYMAKAGYDPRAAVRIWERAAARSKDPKLFAFLSSHPTDSQRAEALKKILPEAIAEYERARAAGRPQ
- a CDS encoding SDR family NAD(P)-dependent oxidoreductase, with the translated sequence MRLPAVEHKTVLITGCSTGIGRATARLLRDHGWRVLATARQLKDVDSLASEGFESFPLDLADDRSVAEGAKTALNRTNGRIGALVNNAGYGQPGALEDVSREALRRQFEVNVFGLQDLTNRILPAMIKAGAGRIVHVSSVLGRLAIPLMGAYCATKHAVEALADAQRIELRNTGVGVILIEPGPIETAFHRNARTAAESMLPGSPRFDLERYALLVEADRRFAMKPESVAKAILKALESRCPRRRYTITVPAKIGPLLRTMLPGAWWDALLEYRIRNLRK
- a CDS encoding lysophospholipid acyltransferase family protein; translation: MAVRFRHRLEYAFFRSFEAVLNALPLWAAYAAAAAVAAIAYRLFPARPREARRRIAQVFPEKSPREIDRIARLSLRNLFFNAVELARAPTLDARWIERHVDYQSFVQTVQPHLTPGRGAIFVIPHMGNWDLTGIVGARRFRFPMFFIVGRQRNPLTDARLHRLRSATGLEFLYREDDNVRTILRNLKQGKIFGVVPDVRMPMPGIPVTLFGFPADLPAGPAVFARRANVPIIIGYARRVGWSRHVWHFEPPIFPDEERPADDEAKALTQRMADVFTRAVQAHPDQYFWYNRRWVLEPREG
- a CDS encoding metal ABC transporter permease; this encodes MASTATLTAISCAMVGSLLLVRRMAMLGDAITHAALPGLAVAFLITGSRDTFPMLLGAVLAALATSVLARWISAVGRVEEHASLGIVFTTLFAFGLVLMVRVADRVDLDPSCVLYGALELTPLETVKVGGVAVPRAFLVNAGAAVMVAGVCALLHKEFLISAFDPTTAAIQGFRPRVMDQVVAALGALVAVAGFETVGSILVVALLVVPAATARLITSRFGPMMGLSVLLAAASVWLGHLGALELPKLAGFRDTNSAGMAAVAAGLLFGLALFFSPEYGLVVRSVRAARLRYRIGLEDALASLYRREERGAHAAQAPSAFWLGRLRRRGWISQDARGWRLTEEGLIQARALIRSHRLWETFLVNRAKVPTDQAHIASERLEHVTPPGLRESLDRDLSHPSRDPQGREIPRDHLHG